One Thermoplasma volcanium GSS1 genomic window carries:
- a CDS encoding FAD-binding oxidoreductase translates to MGFIEEIKSALGNYVITEKKDLIPYMNDASYFTGEMPEAVVLPGSAEDVQTIMRLAYKYEKPVVVKGGGSSLTGSSILKESGIVMSMLRMNRILDINLNDKCVTVEPGLRLNDLQLYLDKYGHFYPPDPASSMAATVGGSISTNAGGLRGVAYGVTKDWILGLDVVLADGTMVKFGNKTLKRTLGYDLTSLMIGSEGTLGVITKAYLKIWPKPQKVARLVAFYQDIESAGRAVNELKVSTIPEMAEFLDKISLDSVPEAITYPPGTKYALIIDVSGPPELLGKKKTETEELLKRYAISTKSTTDPAEMEKIYRARKGLYASILKLRKSEKEYIVIGDIVVPVSELPTSLKEIEKKRDEDGVRAAIFGHIGDGNIHANIFADLGDNSAMDKVNRFMMDLAMVAVKHGGSVSAEHGIGIEKKQLLIEEMKYNNNLRTLDIMKAIKQVFDPKNILNRGNIFE, encoded by the coding sequence ATGGGTTTTATAGAAGAGATCAAGTCAGCATTGGGCAACTACGTAATAACTGAGAAGAAAGATCTTATACCATATATGAATGACGCTTCCTATTTTACCGGTGAAATGCCAGAGGCAGTCGTGCTGCCTGGATCCGCAGAAGACGTTCAAACTATAATGAGATTAGCCTATAAATACGAAAAACCAGTGGTTGTAAAGGGTGGGGGATCTTCATTAACTGGATCTTCCATCCTAAAGGAAAGTGGCATAGTAATGTCGATGCTAAGAATGAACCGTATATTAGATATAAACTTGAACGACAAATGCGTAACTGTAGAGCCTGGCTTGAGATTGAATGATCTGCAACTCTATCTGGATAAATACGGGCATTTCTATCCACCTGATCCAGCCAGTTCTATGGCTGCAACTGTGGGTGGATCAATATCTACCAACGCAGGTGGTCTGCGTGGCGTAGCTTATGGCGTGACGAAGGACTGGATCCTCGGCCTTGATGTGGTACTTGCTGACGGCACGATGGTAAAATTCGGAAATAAAACATTAAAACGGACACTTGGCTACGATTTAACTTCCCTAATGATAGGATCAGAAGGTACTTTAGGAGTTATCACCAAAGCGTATCTAAAAATCTGGCCAAAGCCTCAAAAAGTTGCAAGGCTCGTTGCTTTTTACCAAGACATCGAGAGCGCTGGCAGAGCTGTGAACGAACTGAAAGTTTCAACAATACCAGAGATGGCAGAGTTTCTGGATAAAATATCCCTGGATTCCGTTCCGGAAGCCATAACATATCCACCAGGCACAAAATATGCGCTCATAATCGATGTGTCAGGGCCACCTGAACTCTTGGGCAAGAAGAAGACTGAAACGGAAGAGCTATTGAAGAGGTATGCGATCTCTACAAAAAGTACGACTGATCCAGCAGAAATGGAGAAGATATACAGAGCTAGAAAAGGACTTTATGCTTCGATACTTAAATTAAGGAAAAGCGAAAAGGAATATATAGTTATAGGGGACATAGTTGTGCCGGTATCCGAGCTGCCTACATCCTTAAAGGAGATAGAGAAAAAGAGGGATGAAGACGGTGTCAGGGCTGCTATATTCGGGCATATAGGCGATGGGAATATACACGCAAACATATTCGCAGATTTAGGTGATAATTCGGCGATGGACAAAGTAAACAGATTCATGATGGACCTCGCTATGGTGGCAGTGAAGCACGGAGGTAGCGTCTCTGCTGAACACGGCATCGGGATAGAAAAGAAGCAATTATTGATAGAAGAGATGAAGTACAACAACAATCTGCGTACGCTAGATATAATGAAGGCGATAAAGCAGGTGTTCGATCCAAAGAACATCTTAAACAGGGGTAATATCTTTGAATGA